A genomic stretch from Lathyrus oleraceus cultivar Zhongwan6 chromosome 2, CAAS_Psat_ZW6_1.0, whole genome shotgun sequence includes:
- the LOC127122827 gene encoding uncharacterized protein LOC127122827 — MAMTFLNRNLSIISYKNSRGMELNKRSTYSFKFKEPDLSSLRDLVSQMHLVYIIIFGNNYGNFLNILNQRVDYTALITLAQFYDLPLRCFMFHDFQLAPMLEEFERLVRIPMKNKLLFVGVDESLHLEVIVKALHMDKKEAKANLEVKGNTKGFPLKFLLERAYTLMKPESWDACYSTIALAIYGIILFPNMDGFVDMAAISVFLTENPVPALLADAYYYMNHIYTKKRGMIACCAPLLYQWFLEHLPKTCVFVEQTNTSLPQRLGSL; from the exons ATGGCAATGACATTCCTAAATA GAAATTTGAGCATCATAAGTTACAAGAATTCAAGAGGCATGGAATTAAACAAAAGAAGCACTTACTCTTTCAAGTTCAAGGAGCCCGATTTAAGCAGCCTGCGTGATTTGGTCTCTCAAATGCACCTAGTATACATAATCATTTTTGGGAATAATTATGGCAACTTTCTCAACATCTTGAACCAAAGGGTGGACTATACAGCTTTGATCACTTTGGCTCAATTCTATGACTTACCCTTGAGGTGTTTCATGTTCCATGATTTTCAGTTAGCACCAATGTTGGAAGAATTTGAGCGTCTTGTTAGGATTCCCATGAAGAATAAGCTGTTGTTTGTGGGAGTCGACGAATCCTTGCATCTCGAAGTCATTGTTAAAGCTCTTCACATGGATAAGAAAGAGGCTAAGGCTAACCTAGAGGTCAAAGGAAATACCAAAGGGTTCCCACTAAAATTCCTTTTGGAAAGAGCTTATACCTTGATGAAACCAGAAAGTTGGGATGCTTGTTACTCTACTATCGCTTTGGCTATCTATGGCATCATCTTATTCCCAAATATGGATGGTTTTGTAGACATGGCCGCTATTAGCGTCTTCCTCACAGAAAACCCAGTGCCTGCCTTGTTAGCAGATGCTTATTACTATATGAACCATATATATACCAAGAAAAGGGGAAtgattgcttgttgtgctcctCTCTTATACCAGTGGTTCTTGGAGCATCTACCAAAGACATGTGTTTTTGTGGAACAAACAAACACTAGTTTGCCTCAGAGGTTGGGATCACTCTGA